TATTTAAGCTTACTTGTTGCATCCAAAAAGTTGCACCTGTCATAAAACTTTCTGCATACTCTTTCCAGCCTGAAAACATGTTGGCTGCTTTGAAAGATATTTTTTTCAATAGCACCTTGCCTTCATCTTCTGTAATATAACCGAACGCGACACCATCACATACTAACATAGCTTCACGAGCAAAATCGAATGCAGCTGCCTCGATATGCATGTTATTTGTTTTTGTTTCATACTGAAAGCGGTGCCCTTCATATTTAAGCCAGTGAATTTGTTTTAACAATGTTCCTCTATCATAGATTCCCCATTCATCTTTAAATTTCTTTTTAAGAAATTCTAGTTTATCCTCAGGCAAGACTTCTGTAAACAAATATACTGAATTATCTTCATTCCAATCTAATTGTAAAATTGGACCATGCATATAAATTTCTACAAACATTGCCTTTAAGGCGATTCCAAATCTTTCTTCATCAGATTTTTGGTATGCTTGACTCCACAATGCCTCATATGTCTTTTCATGTTCGTCTTCTTCATGTATTAACTCTTCTTTGGCTTCTTCTACACCTTCCTTTATGCCTTCTCTAACTCCCTCCAGAATAGTTTTTCCTACTTTCCAAACGATAATAAGACCAATGATTGCTGCTACAATCCATTTGATTGCCATGACTGTTATATCTCCTCTCTGTTATTTTTATTAGGCTGTGTTCGTATCAAGTTGTTGTCTTTCATACTAAAACAGAAGCACGCATTCGGTTAGTCTAGATTTTTTGTCTTCTTTAGACAGTTAGTATACGGTATGATCATTATGTAACTGTCAAATTTAGTTAAATAGTAAACAAGTATACGAAAAGAGCCTAGAATTATTTAACCGAAAGCTCGTCTAATATTTTTACGGGTGAATAAAAATAATAGAGCAAGATTGAATATATATACTATATATTCTGAATTTTATAATAACAAATTATTAATACCAAAATCTACAAGGAAATAGTCACGCATTACTAATACTAAAGTCTTATTTTTTCTATTGATATTCCATATTACATGCGAAAACAAACATATATTAACTCATTTCAAATATGTTCGTGAAAAGTCTCTAGTTTTGATATGATAAAAAAGAGTGTTAATTATTATAAAAGGGAAGGTACATGGAGTTTGAATATAACTACAAATAAAACCGCTGAAACAGCAATTTTAGTTGGATGTCAATTGCCCAATTTAAATGATGAAAGATTTATGTTTTCGATGGAGGAACTTGCATCTTTAACAAAAACGGCGAATGGGACTGTGGAAGTTGTCGTTACACAGAAAAGAGAGAAAGTTCACCCTGCTACATACATAGGTAAAGGGAAAGTAGAAGAAATTGTAAATTTGGAAAGTGAAATGGAACCACAGATTATCATTTTTAATGATGAGCTGACACCTAGCCAAATTAGAAATTTAACAAAGTTATTTCAGGCGAGGGTAATTGATAGAACTCAACTAATTTTAGATATTTTTGCAATGAGGGCTAGATCACGTGAAGGGAAGCTCCAAGTTGAACTTGCACAATTACAATATTTATTACCTAGACTAGCTGGGCAAGGTATTTCTTTATCTAGGCTCGGGGGAGGAATTGGTACAAGAGGTCCAGGTGAAACGAAGCTCGAAACGGATAGAAGACACATCCATCGTCGAGTCGTTGAAATTAAGCAACAATTATCGTCGATCGTTCAGCATCGAGTGAGGTATCGTGAACGGAGAAAGAAAAACAATGCATTTCAATTATCTTTAGTAGGATATACGAATGCTGGAAAATCAACGCTTTTTAATCGTTTAACAGCAGCTGGTGCTTATGAAGAAAATGAGTTGTTTGCTACATTAGATCCTATGACGAGAAAGATGTCGATACCATCTGGGATGAATGTACTGCTCACGGATACCGTAGGATTTATACAAGATCTTCCTACCACATTAGTAGCTGCATTTAGATCTACATTAGAAGAGGTCAAAGATGCTGATGTACTTATACATGTAGTTGATTGTTCCAATCCAGATTATTTTAATCATGAACAAACTGTATATCAGTTAATAGAAGAGTTAGGCTTCGAAAATATTCCAGTCATAACCGTTTATAATAAGCGTGACAGTATTCATCCAGATTTTGTACCCTCATCAAATACAGAAGTTGTCACAATTAGTGCACATAACGACAATGATGTTATTAAACTGAAAGCTTGGCTCGAAAATCGTATAAAAGAGAATATGGTTAAATATCACGTGAAAATTCCAAGCCAAGACGGGAAATTACTGTCATCCATCAAAACGGATACGATTGTAACAGAGACAAAATATGATGAAAGAGAAGATGTTTATGAATGTACAGGATATGTATTATCTTCACATATCGCATTCGGTAAACTAAAGAAATATCAAGTTTAGAAAGGGAAGAAACATGTTTCATAACTTAAGTAACGGAGAGCAAATCTCCGACATAGTAAATATAGTAGAAGACAAAATACGTAATATCCATCATCAAATCGATCGGAATATAGAAGTGAATCAATATCGAGTACTTGAGAGTTTTCGTGGACATAAAATAAGTGATTCACATTTCACGCCCTCAACAGGTTATGGTTATGATGATGTTGGAAGAGATACGTTGGAGAAAGTATATGCACAAGTTTTTGGAGGCGAAGCTGGATTAGTTCGCCCACAAATCATATCAGGAACGCATGCCATTTCAATTGCATTATTTGGTGTGCTTAGGCCATTTGATGAGCTTTTGTATATAACTGGGAAGCCATATGATACTTTAGAGGAGATAGTAGGAATTAGAGGTTCAGGCGTAGGCTCTTTTAAAGAGTATCATATTGGGTATAACAGTATACCGTTAGCTACAGATGGCAAAATTGATTATAACAAAGTAAAAGAAGCGATAAATGAAAAAACTAAAATGATTGGTATTCAAAGATCTAAAGGATATGCAAATAGACCCTCGTTTTCGATAAGTGAGATTCAAGAAATGGTTCAATTTGTAAAATCGATTAATGAAGAAATCGTCGTTTTTGTTGATAATTGTTATGGTGAATTTGTAGAACCATTGGAGCCTTGTCATGTAGGTGCAGACTTAATTGCTGGATCGTTAATAAAAAATCCTGGTGGTGGTTTTGCTAAAACGGGTGGTTATATCGTAGGGAAGAAAACTCTTGTTGATGCATGCTCCTATCGAATGACTTCTCCTGGAATAGGTAGTGAAGCAGGAGCATCGTTACATAGTTTGCAAGAAATGTATCAGGGATTCTTTCTCGCTCCACACATTGTTGGTCAAGCTTTGAAAGGTGCTGTTTTTACATCAGCTTTCTTATCCGAAATCGGCATGAACACACATCCTAGCTGGAACAGTCATCGAACAGACCTTATTCAATCAGTCCAATTTGATAATAAAGAAATGATGATTGCATTTTGTCAGGCAATCCAATATTGTTCCCCAGTCAATTCTTATGTTACTCCGTACCCTAGCTATATGCCTGGTTATGAAGATGATGTGATCATGGCGGCTGGTACCTTTATACAAGGGTCTAGTATTGAACTATCAGCGGATGGGCCTTTGAGGCCACCATACGTAGCATACGTACAAGGGGGGCTAACATATGCTCACGTCAAGATAGCGGTTTGTTCGGCAATCAATCATTTGATTGAAAAAAATCTCCTCAAAATAGGCTAAATAAGAACAGAATGAACGAAAAGAAAATTGATGTAATTTATTGTGTTAGATTTTATGACATAGTGTTGACAAAAAACATAACATGGAATATACTGAATATAGTAATAAATGATGGAGGTATCATTATGGCTGATGAAATCAGAAGGTCCATGCCACTTTTTCCTATCGGAATTGTGATGCAGTTAACCGAATTAACAGCTAGGCAAATTCGATATTACGAAGAGCATGGATTAGTATCTCCGGCAAGAACCGAAGGGAATCGACGATTATTTTCTTTTAATGATGTTGACAAGCTATTAGAAATTAAAAATCTAATAGATCAAGGTGTCAATATGGCAGGGATTAAGAAATTATTTGCAGGCAATCAAGATGCAAAACCTGTACAAGAAAATGAAGTAGTTAAAGCGAACAAACAAGAACTATCTGAAGATGAACTGCGCAAGCTACTAAAAGCTGAACTGATGAATGCTGGAAAATACAATCGTACAACTCTGAGACAAGGAGATATGTCCCGATTTTTCCATTAATTAAAATGTGCATGCAACCGTTAGAAATAAGTAAAATATAGGTGAAATATATTCTTGAATGGATGCACTTCACCAATTTTTATTTAAATAAATTTTTTAAAATCAAGGGAGGAGCTTTTTTTATGGCAAAGTACACACGAGAAGACATTGTTAAGATGACTGAGGAGGAAAACGTTAGATATATAAGACTACAATTTACTGATTTATTAGGAACGATCAAAAATGTTGAAATCCCTACTAGTCAGTTAGAAAAAGCACTTGATAATAAAATGATGTTTGATGGATCTTCAATCGAAGGCTTCGTACGTATAGAAGAATCAGATATGTATTTATATCCTGACTTAGATACTTGGGTTGTATTCCCTTGGACATCTGAAAAAGGTAAAGTTGCACGTCTAATTTGTGATATTTACAATCCTGATGGTACTCCTTTTGAAGGAGATCCACGTAATAACTTAAAGCGTGTACTTAAAGAAATGGAAGAGCTAGGATTTACTGACTTTAATTTAGGAGCGGAACCAGAGTTTTTCTTATTTAAAGTTGATGAAAAGGGCGAACCAACTCTTGAATTAAATGATAAAGGTGGATACTTTGACTTAGCACCGACTGATTTAGGTGAAAATTGCCGCCGTGACATCGTTTTAGAATTAGAAGAAATGGGCTTTGATATTGAAGCATCTCACCATGAAGTAGCGCCAGGGCAACATGAAATCGACTTTAAATATGCTGGTGCGTTAAAAGCAGCTGATGATATTCAAACGTTCAAGCTTGTTGTAAAAACGATCGCTAGAAAGCACGGTTTACACGCAACATTCATGCCAAAACCACTTTACGGCGTAAACGGATCTGGAATGCATGCAAACCTTTCATTATTTGCTAATGGTGAAAACTCATTCTTTGACCCTACTGGCGACTTAGAGCTTAGTGAAACAGCTCGTCAATTTATCGCTGGTGTGATAAAACATGCACCAAACTTTACAGCTGTTACAAATCCAACAATCAACTCATATAAACGTTTAGTACCTGGTTATGAAGCTCCTGTATATGTCGCTTGGTCAGCTCGTAACCGTAGCCCATTAATCCGTATTCCTGCATCTAGAGGTATGAGCACACGTGTTGAAGTGCGAAGCGTTGACCCAAGTGCAAACCCATACCTTGCAATGTCAGTATTACTTGCAGCTGGATTAGATGGTATCAAAAACAAACTTACAGCTCCTGCACCAGTTGACAGAAACATCTATGTAATGAACAAAGCTGAGCGTTTAGAAGCTGGTATCGTAGACTTACCTGCAACACTAGAACATGCATTAGAAAACTTAAAGTCTGATGAAGTTATGACAGGTGCAATGGGTAAACATTTATTCGAGCACTTTGTAGAAGCTAAAGAAATTGAATGGGATATGTTCCGTACGCAAGTTCACCCTTGGGAACGTGACCAATACATGACTTTATACTAAAATTAAAATGTTGATTTAACAACGTTTATAGCAGTTACTTTGGTGGGTCAAGCAAAGCTGGGATTTAAAATTCCAGTGCTTGACCCACTTTTGACCCACAAAAACTCCAAAAAAAATTCACCCCAATAAATCATTCATATATTTTTCATACTTGTCCACCGAAGTATTTTCAAGCTTAGATGAAATATGAGAGTAAACATCCGAGGTAATTGTAATACTTTTGTGACCTAATCTTTCTTGAACGAATTTCATAGTTGCGCCTGATTCCAGTAATAAAACTGCATGAGTATGTCTTAGTCCATGGATTGGCATTTTTACTCATCCGGCTTTTTTTAGAATTCTCGAAAATGCATTAAAGAGAGTAGACTTAGGTAGAAAATTTCCATCTTCACGACAGAATACTAAATCTAATTCATGTTTAGACTCTTCATTAAAGACAATTTTGTTCTCATTGAGAACCTTCAGATAATTTGATAATTCCTTAACTAGAGACCCATTTATTTTTATTCTTCTTTCCGATTCATATGTTTTAGTTTCTCCGATGGCCTGAAAATCTAGAGATTTGTTTACATAGATATAGCCTTCTTTTAGGTCAATATCCTTTATTTGGAGAGCGGCAGCTTCACCTTTCCTCATACCTGTTTCTATTAGTGTTTTGAAAAACATATAGTAAATATGGCTATCTTTTCTAGCTACTTTTAGAAAATGTGAGATGTTTTCTGATTCGATGTATTGTAAATCTGACTTCT
This window of the Bacillus sp. SM2101 genome carries:
- a CDS encoding methionine gamma-lyase family protein, producing MFHNLSNGEQISDIVNIVEDKIRNIHHQIDRNIEVNQYRVLESFRGHKISDSHFTPSTGYGYDDVGRDTLEKVYAQVFGGEAGLVRPQIISGTHAISIALFGVLRPFDELLYITGKPYDTLEEIVGIRGSGVGSFKEYHIGYNSIPLATDGKIDYNKVKEAINEKTKMIGIQRSKGYANRPSFSISEIQEMVQFVKSINEEIVVFVDNCYGEFVEPLEPCHVGADLIAGSLIKNPGGGFAKTGGYIVGKKTLVDACSYRMTSPGIGSEAGASLHSLQEMYQGFFLAPHIVGQALKGAVFTSAFLSEIGMNTHPSWNSHRTDLIQSVQFDNKEMMIAFCQAIQYCSPVNSYVTPYPSYMPGYEDDVIMAAGTFIQGSSIELSADGPLRPPYVAYVQGGLTYAHVKIAVCSAINHLIEKNLLKIG
- the hflX gene encoding GTPase HflX, yielding MTTNKTAETAILVGCQLPNLNDERFMFSMEELASLTKTANGTVEVVVTQKREKVHPATYIGKGKVEEIVNLESEMEPQIIIFNDELTPSQIRNLTKLFQARVIDRTQLILDIFAMRARSREGKLQVELAQLQYLLPRLAGQGISLSRLGGGIGTRGPGETKLETDRRHIHRRVVEIKQQLSSIVQHRVRYRERRKKNNAFQLSLVGYTNAGKSTLFNRLTAAGAYEENELFATLDPMTRKMSIPSGMNVLLTDTVGFIQDLPTTLVAAFRSTLEEVKDADVLIHVVDCSNPDYFNHEQTVYQLIEELGFENIPVITVYNKRDSIHPDFVPSSNTEVVTISAHNDNDVIKLKAWLENRIKENMVKYHVKIPSQDGKLLSSIKTDTIVTETKYDEREDVYECTGYVLSSHIAFGKLKKYQV
- a CDS encoding MerR family transcriptional regulator encodes the protein MADEIRRSMPLFPIGIVMQLTELTARQIRYYEEHGLVSPARTEGNRRLFSFNDVDKLLEIKNLIDQGVNMAGIKKLFAGNQDAKPVQENEVVKANKQELSEDELRKLLKAELMNAGKYNRTTLRQGDMSRFFH
- the glnA gene encoding type I glutamate--ammonia ligase; its protein translation is MAKYTREDIVKMTEEENVRYIRLQFTDLLGTIKNVEIPTSQLEKALDNKMMFDGSSIEGFVRIEESDMYLYPDLDTWVVFPWTSEKGKVARLICDIYNPDGTPFEGDPRNNLKRVLKEMEELGFTDFNLGAEPEFFLFKVDEKGEPTLELNDKGGYFDLAPTDLGENCRRDIVLELEEMGFDIEASHHEVAPGQHEIDFKYAGALKAADDIQTFKLVVKTIARKHGLHATFMPKPLYGVNGSGMHANLSLFANGENSFFDPTGDLELSETARQFIAGVIKHAPNFTAVTNPTINSYKRLVPGYEAPVYVAWSARNRSPLIRIPASRGMSTRVEVRSVDPSANPYLAMSVLLAAGLDGIKNKLTAPAPVDRNIYVMNKAERLEAGIVDLPATLEHALENLKSDEVMTGAMGKHLFEHFVEAKEIEWDMFRTQVHPWERDQYMTLY